TCTGTGATTGGAGCAAAAGTTATGAGACCCAAATCTGGTCCAGATCGAGCTCGTGAATccatttatatattaaaaaaattattccctTCGTCTCACTATTGTTGTCCCAAAACTTTTGGGCACGATAAATAAGAAGAATGTTAAAATTGGTAGAAGGTTGTAGGCCACACCTTTTGAAGGGTTTCCTTCGTTGATGATGGTGGAGCTGCCTTTCGGTTTGTTGCTTTTGTTCTTGTCCTGGCCGATCTGTTTGGCCTTTCGGGTATCGGTTTTTTGgagtttcttttgttgttttttGTTAGGGAAACGAGCCGGGTCTGCTTcaggacgatggttaggccggagttctggaAGCGGTCTCTTTTCCGCTCTTTTCCCTTTGCTGGTTCtgttttagacgagtactctttttccctctataaggtttttccctttgggttttccttatagaggttttaacgaggctcggcccttagtctgctttcttgtgctttcaagggttttaggtttttttcttttttctttctttaataaaatcgcaatttaataTGGAAATGGGACAATAATAATGAGACAACTCAAAATGGtaagtgggacggatggagtataattttattttatttttatctaactcTACCCTAAATATCTATGACTCATCTATACATTTCTTTTCATAAACAATACTCCCCCTGTCCATGAAGTaagtactcatattttctttttgatacgtccaccaaatgagtaccaattttcttttttagtaaGTGTACCACACACAACACACGCACAATAGAAGTGGGttccttattccactcacacgcttaatcaatttcttaaaacccatgtCACCCCAAAATGGGTACTCATGTCGTGAACTGAGGAAGTACtatataattctattaaatgtaatattttacttttatcttaatttaaaattcagttattattattattattattattattattattattattattattattattattattattattattattattattacatcttttatttgtattgctaatatttttttttcttttttcaatgtAAAATAGAAGACAAATTGTTTCACTGTTATTGAATATTGTGATGAAGATagagaaaaaaattgattttaatgatatggtaattaatttTCATCCCTTCTGTACATATACAATTGAAATAAGTGTGTATCTCATTATCTACTACTAATATGTTATTTagtacttgattattatattcttacttattttgaattttataatatttattttatggaTTATATATggtgtaattatttatttttgaataattattgaaactttaaacaataattatgatttatttttagttaatttaaaatttataaatttaattttaaaagagaaaaatattatGGATACGGGTCTAAACTCGAAATCCTGTGAATCTTATGGATTTGGacctgaatttaattttatttggttCCAATGAATCTTTATGAAACACGATCCAGTGCAGATGCAATTGATTTTTGTCCCTAGTTTGGACCATGAGCATTCTTTGAGTGGTAAATTGATAACTCATGATGTTAAAAGTTTAAATTCGAATCTGTAATGCAATCTTTaaaatttactccctccgtccagtAAAAATAGTTCTTGAAGGgagtgacacaaattttaataaaaatggttaagtatgttatgagtggagaaaaaattcCACCATAAagatagtgttaataatgataattaattgtattgtgagtgaagagaGGATCCCACCATATGAtagaatatgtaaataaattgatatatataaaGTAATTTATTGTGGGTAATATCCATAAATAgattaggactattttttatagacacccaaaaaaaattaagactATTTTTATAGGATGGAGGGAGCacattttttcgaaaaaaaatcacattatCCAAATTATACTGAATAGTCAATTATGTGTTACGTTGAaatcaaataattgaaattagggttgtaaacgaatcgaaGCGAATATCACTGTATTCGATTTGTATTCATGAAattattcaaaattcaaatcaaTATTCGAATGCCTTTCAAATAATAAATCcgattcgtattcgattcgaATTAATATTCGAACTATTCGTATTTGATTCAAATATTcgatttaattcaaaattttattaaaaaaaatctaaaataatattCTAAACAATACTATAAGATTCTATATTCAACCTAGAGATATGAAACTGAAAGAAAGGTGAGCGTTTGCTCTTAAATTTATGGCTTAGAAATATTAAgatttagttttaattattattttttgtttaattcatttaattataatttattagctTATCTATTTATCATAAGGTTTAGGTTGGTTGCTGTTATAcgtttatttaattagttatctctattcaattataatttagatagttataaataatattatatatatatatattataataaatatttaatcgaatcaaattttaaaattttcaatttgtatttGGTAACTAACCgaatcaaaaatattatttgtatttgaattcaattcataaattttcaaatacaaATATCAAAATTCGAACACGAATACCAAAtcgaataaaattatttaattcgtATACAACCCTAATTGAAACTTGAAAGTGTTAATGAATATCATGCTCATTTGTATCAAACTGTATTTCACCATATTTAACATCTTTCAGTTTATGGTAATATCAAATTATTTGGTTTCGGAAATTTTGACGATAAATACTTGATCAAAGTTACTTTAAATAGTTTGATTTTAGTGTTATTATCTGAATATTCATAGTACACCAATCAAAGTTGCTTTAAATGGTTGACCAAATTAACTGTAAAAATAATAGTACTGGCTTTAGCCATTTCCATTAACTTGTATAGAGGTTCTATTGTTCTTAATATAGAACTTGCTAAAAATAATAGTactaatttatattaataatttaatattcgataaattaattagttctctataataataattttctcCGATCCTGAATTAAGCCCATcctataaattattaatttcgataaattaataaaataataatttttcggAAAATccttatataaatttatagtcaacattataaattaataatatcatAAGATCACAAAGATAATTACGataatttagtaaatatgaTTTTGATGTTGTTTGCTTCCTAGTAAAATttgaatcaaaataaatttcatcTATAATTTTTCGCACTTAAAAAAGCTTGGCGTGTGAAGTTTCCGATCTGGAACAAAAAACTATAAGCATGTTTGTTTGTATGGAAAGTAATCTGAATTGGGATTGTTATTCCCAGGAAAATGATTCCATGGAAAATGAATTCTAATAGATTCATTATCCAGTGTTTGGAAATATCAAAACTAATTATTAGAATTCTGGattgtatcattaaataaatatatttaattaatatatgtgtaagaattaaagtgatatttactcttaattttcaataattcagaatataattttcgaggtttaaaaaattattttcaataattcagaatataattgatagtgtgaaaatagttcggggtttaaagtgatatttacccttaattttatagtaacaacaaagtacattattaagattaactaaatgatttataattctaaaattaaattcctttttttcttagataataataataataataataataataataataataatattattattattattattattattattattattattaacaatacgtatgattcataattctaagaattaaattatgatttcttaaaataattcatgaattaattaattaattaataataataataataataataataataataataataataataataataataataataataataataataataataataataagtatgattcataattctaaaaattaaattatgattttcttaaaataataataataataataataataataataataataataataataataataataattttcattttataaaaaaataatattggatatatatgtaagtaagaatcctgagaataaagaaaaagaatacctAAGAAAAGCTAGGAATAAGAATCCTGGAAAGTTGTACTACTTTCCTTGTTTTCAGGATTCTGATTACTTTCTCTATCTAacaaaaatttaaccaaacacatgaatttaatattttgaaatcaAATTACTTTCCCAGGACAGAATCTGTGCCAAACAAACATGCCCAAAGGGTTTTCCATGTTATTATTGCTTCCTTTATTGTATCACTAATAGTTTCATCCTCAGCTGTAAATCTGTAATTTCAATTACTATACCAATAATTTCTTCTAATGATCTATGAACATGCTTTATTCTCACTATAATAATTCAATATGTGATTCATACAGTAACCAAGATAATCAATCGTTGTGTTGAGTTCACAGATACTTTTTAGTATCTGCttcatttaaattcatagataCTTTTCACTACATTAGAAAATACTACTAGTATGTCATCTCGTAGATGtcacaatatattttattatttttaaattattaaattatcaaaaaatatcaaattaaatatcatcatttatgagttaaattaattgataatttaaaaattgttaatttaaatattagtatttgatttgaattagtgtataataacaatattatagacttaatgagtataataattaaatttatagattataaataaaataatttaagtcaaactaataaattattaatataaccAAATTAATAGTTCATACTTATTATAACAATTTTAAACTCTTAAATCCCAAACTATTTTATTGTGCATATTTAAATAacccaaaactaattaaaaacaatatatagaaaaaaaagataacaaaaaaaatatatttatacaaataaaaaaataaataattcatagacaaaatataactaaatattaaataaatctaaaaataatttaaattctaaTATTTAGTTATACAACTAATTTtctatctataaatttatattaaaattaatacaaatttcactttttaaaccttttatttcttaaatttaaaaagttataaaataaatcaatataatctCCTTCTCCTTAGTTGCTTTAAAAAGTACTTATACTCCCTTCAGCCCAATAATAACGTTCTAAAAAAATGGGGcacacaaattaagaaaatctatataatatgcatctttttttctctccaatttctccctccatttttctctcttcttccatcaatTTGTTTACTAttgtttttaatcttttttaattttttttctaaacatcatcatATTTGCATCatgagaaaaaatatttaatatgcatcttaaatttaattttgtgacaaattctttaatatggtataaaatcatcaaaaataaaattaaaacgaataagtcatgaaaaatttaaaaattaaaatattttattttctctatattcattaaaattttacaactttttatttatagttgtgtatgaaaatatttaattattaattatgataCGTAACactctataataataacaagGTGTAGTGACAATTTTCATCATCAAATAATtcgaatttatttaataactattatcattacactttatacaaagttgaaaatttacgttATCAAATTCAGCATTTTATTGAGTaaattatgtgaattattttattttatttgcaaaacaTATTTTGTACTATATAGTTTAAATTCGATGCTCTCCGTGCAACGCATGAATGGGTGTACTAGTGtagataaaataagagagagagagagataaagtaaacgatgagagagagataaaaagagtagtgaaaaaataagggagatataaagtaaataaagagagagatagagatagtagataaaataaattatttacttttttggattgagacattataaatgaaacacccaaaaatgaaatttatggacgttattattgggacggagggaataataacttaaatatatataattttaaaaacattataattaaacaatcatgtaattttttttaaaagacaTCTACTTACTTTTCCACAAACAAATGAAAACAACATGAAATTTAGAgatagatgagagagagaaaaaaaagttaattttgACGTTTTAAACGATAATAATGTATtcgtttcaaatttattttttataattttttacatcaaattaaagatcttgttacaatctttaatttaacaatcatattaaatattttttcataaatcgaaattgataatttttaggaaaaaaaaaatcaaaacagaaaaaagagaaaagaagagTGTGAAAAAACGAAAAGTACAGATAAGTAAGCAAAACTCCTCATATTTAGAGGATGAAAAAAATCATACCAAAATTGTAAATTAATGTAGTAAATAATCTAAAAATTTGATTCCATGGTTCGCGTTGACAATATGAATTCATATGTTCAACATCAGTAATTCTggcctccaaaaaaaaaaacagcagTAATTTTGGAAGAAAATAGTATGATGAGTAatacaattgaaaaaaaaaactaagcaaTTGAGAATTAATCAATTTGTTTGAATTGATTAGCTTCGAAATACGACGTATCGTCCTACTCGATGTGGTATGTATTACTAGCATATGATAATTAGTTACTTGTCAAAAggggaaggaaaaaaaaaggtaatGAGGTGAAGCCGcaaaaaagaaagcataaaagCGAAGAGGAGAAACAACGGTAGCGGACAGCGCAACTCAGATCAACATCATCAAAACCCATTtacattttcatatttttccatTCTCTTCTTATAATTATTCTTCTGCGAGTGTCGAGTGTCATCGATTCattctttatttgatttatcgATACTAGTTTAGTGTTTGTTTGTGGGTGTTTCTTCCGCTACTGTGAAGAAGATTCTTCCCGACACATATACTGCTTTTCTTTTCAAAGACAAGACTCAACCCAATTTTCACACACAAGTTTCTGGGTTTTCTCTCTAATCCGCATTAGAAAAGTAATCTTTGAGTGGATTTTCCTTATTTTGCATTTTCAGCCCAAAATTGCACTAGAATGTCCCATTTGTggttttaattctttttttttttttgaaaaatctaGATTTCTTTTTCTGGGTTGTTCTATTAATGTGTTTCACCGCGAGATTCGTTCCTGGAACTCGAAACCTTGATTAATTATGAAGATAAAGCTGCGGAAGTCTGTGATTTTTTTGCTGTCGGTGACCGTTCTCGCCCCAATTGTTCTATACACTAACACTCTTGGAGCGTATCTCGCTTCCTCTTCTTGTAATTCTCCGtctttcttttaattattgtttaagcccttttttgtatatttatttagtAGGTAATGATTTATACTGGCTCTCTTTTTCTTTATTGCATTATTGATTGATTTGTGATTTCCTTTTTGCTCTTTTGCAGCCAGgaatgaatttgtggaagatgTTTCAACCTTTGTACGTCTTTATCAATTACTTGTTGTGGCTATTGTTGTATTATTAGCCCTTTTCTTTTCAAAGAAGAGGGGTTTTGATTCTTGGATTTGTTGTTTTTTAGACATTCGCTGGTGAAGTCAGACCATTAAATGTGCTACCTCAGGTAATGAATTCTTgaattctttcttttcctttcctcCTTTGATGTGTATTTTTGTTATGGTGATTTTAGATCTTTGTCGTCCTGATCTGCTGTAAGTAATGTTCTAACTGTTAGGAGTCGTCTGCTGCGTTGAAAGAACCTCTGGGTGTAGTTTATTCAGAAAATTTAGCCGATTCTGGTTCCAAAGGCTCTAGTGTTTCATCCGGAGAAAATGCTCATATCACTAGACAACTCGCCGAAGGTTGTTATTTTACTTGTATTCTCTTTTGCATCTGCCTGCTGAAGTGAATGCTAGGTTATGGTTTTATTATACTTATGGAATTAATCATATATTCAGCAGAGGATGGAATTTCAAGTTTATCCAACTTGAGCAGTGGTCAGAATACCATAAGGCAGGTGATTGATCAGGTGCATGAGGTTGCGCtggagaagaaggaagaaaacTCAAGGGAGGCTGAATTGATTGGGAAAGTAAATGAGGTTGAACAAAATAAAGCGAAGACAGAAATTGGTTCCCGGCGTTCCAAGGCCAGATCAGAAAGGCCATCGGAAAGAATAGTAAGATTTTTATCTACTGCTGGTGCTTCTTTGATTGAAAGAGTAACTATGTCTATGACATACTTTTAATACTCTCTTGGTTTTAAGCTTCTTTCATTACTCCTCCACGTAAAGGGATTTTGCATAACTTTATGGCTTTAGAGAAAGCTGCTAGTTCTTTTGTCAAGTGATCAGTCACATTGTAGGAGTTCTTGGAATCATCTTGCGTTGGCTTCCTGTCGATTGAACCTCATACGTTTTCTAGTTCTCCCATGGCCATTAGAAACAGTCGGTagtttatgttatatatatagaagacCACATGTTTGCACATTTTCTGATTTTGTCATCGGATAGCAGGTCAAAATTGACTTGTGCAGTTTATATTTCCGTTCTTTCTATTCTATTTTCACCCTTATAAACTACAACATCTACTACATTCTTCACAGGCGGTTGTCAAAGATAATTCTAGAGAGGCTAGAACTGAAAAACAGAATGAACAGATAATAATGCCAGATGCTCGTATACGCCAGCTGAAGGATCAACTCATTCGAGCAAAACTTTATCTTTCCCTCTCTGTGACTCGTACCAATCCTCACTTTGTAAGGGACCTGCGCTTGCGTATGAAAGAGGTTCTGAAAGTACTTGGAGATGCCACCAAGGATTCGGAGCTGCCAAAAAAGTAAGTTATATTGTTGTATGTGTATCAGATTTGATTGTTTCAGGAAGCCTCAAACCCCTGCAGCTGAAGCATGTTAAAttcctttcttttagtttttgcAGTCTCTAATTTCTGCCCTGTTTTGGTTTTTGGTTGAGTTTAGTGCTTTAGAAAGGTTGAACGCAATGGAGCAAACACTTTTGAGAGGCAAACAATTAGAAGATGATTGTGCTGGCTCAGTAAAGAAACTTCGTGCCATGCTACATTCTGCTGAGGAGCAGCTTCGAGTCCATAAGAAACAAAACTTGTTTTTGACGCATTTAACTGCCAAGACAGTGCCTAAAGGGCTTCATTGTCTTCCTCTGCGTCTTTCAACAGAGTATTTTATGCTGAACACATCCCAACAGCAATTCCAGAACGAAGAAAAACTTGAAGATCCCCAGCTATACCACTATGCCTTGTTTTCAGATAATGTATTGGCAGCAGCAGTGGTTGTGAACTCAACGATAACCCACACAAAGGTGAAAGAATTATTAAAACACAAGTGTTATTATTTGCAATGCAAGAATAGCAATCTTGTTCATCTTTAATGTAATCGAAAATAGTTCAACTGTTGCCTCAAAATCTGATGATAACTTTTCTGTCTTGACCAGGATCCGTCGAAACATGTCTTCCATATTGTGACTGATAGGCTCAATTTTGCTGCGATGAGAATGTGGTTTTTGGCAAATCCTCCTGGCAAAGCAACCATTCAGGTCCAGAATATTGAGGAGTTCACATGGTTGAATTCAAGTTACAGTCCAGTTCTTAGGCAGCTGGGTTCTCCCACCATGATTGATTATTACTTCAAGAATCGCCACGGTGAATCTGATTCTAACATTAAATTTAGAAATCCAAAGTACCTATCGATGATGAATCATCTTCGCTTTTACCTTCCGGAGATCTTCCCAAAGCTGGACAAGGTTTTATTCTTAGATGATGATATTGTGGTGCAGAGAGATCTTACTGGTCTATGGTCTCTTAATCTAAGGGGCAAAGTCATTGGTGTGGTTGAGACATGTGGAGAGAGCTTCCACCGGTTTGATCGTTACCTCAATTTTTCAAACCCACTTATTTCAAAAACATTTAGTCCTCGTGCTTGTGGTTGGGCATTTGGAATGAATATCTTCGATCTGAACGAATGGAAGAAGCAAAATATTACAGAAGTATATCACAAATGGCAGAACCTGGTAAGACCCATTGTAGTTTGTCTTGTGACACCTTTTCTTGATAGCATCTTCACTCTTGATTAATAAGTGGGCTTCCTAATTGAAGTATACAGTATAACCAATCTTATATTAGGGATTTTATGAGTGTGTGATAATGCATGGAACTATAATAGAATAATGTGGTCTCGATTAGTTGAAGTTTGAACGCATATTCACATGACAGTTAACACCATTTTAGCTGCGATCTTTGCTGTCTTAGCATTATGCCTGTATTTCTTCGTGGgacttgtattttatttttaaattttttattctaAGCTACATTATCTTTTTGTGCTCAGAATCATGACAGGCTGCTTTGGAAGCTGGGGACTTTGCCACCTGGTTTGATAACCTTCTGGAATCGCACTTTTGCTCTGGAGAAATCTTGGCATGTTCTGGGACTTGGTTATAACCCAAATGTAGGGCAGAGGGATATCGAGCGGGCAGCAGTTATACATTATAATGGCAACCTAAAGCCGTGGCTTGAGATAGGCATACCAAAGTTCCGAAACTATTGGGCGAAATTCGTGGACTATGATCAAGCATATTTGCGGGAGTGCAATATCACTCCTTAAGTTTGCTGTCGTCGAGGTATGTGCTTCTGCCATCCTGGTTTGACGAAGGCCGGAGCTGTTAGTAATATATCTTGCTAGCGGAGCATAGTCGTGTTAGATATATGATTCTCCACCATTCATTTTTCGCCTTGATTGTTGCAAATGTGCTTAAAATGAACATGTATTGTAAATGATTGAGCACAGTCTTCCCCTCCCTCTTCCAATCCCaatttatattcatttttttgcTTGAGTTTGTTGATGGTGCCTATATGTTGCCTATAGTTACTAGTTTGTCTTGTACCTTTTTTTCAGTTGAGATAAATCCCTAGATTATGGGACACTATCAATGCAAGTTTTCATGTTGTCAACTGCGATTTATCTCTTCAGTTTCAACTGTGTTTCGTCTTCTGTTGTAATAGGATTATGGTTTTCAAAGCACGTCGTTTTCAATGTACAATATACAAGTGTAATATCGTTGTTGGTGGATATTGAATTTCATGCACATATAGGTATAGCTGCGGACAGGCTGTAGGCCAAGCTAcgcataaattaaattatgggAGATGAATTATATATGTGTGATACCAGAAACATCCAGCTTTGCTCACGTGCATCATTAATACGCAAATTATGATTGTCGGTCGTGGTAGGCCTATACTTCAACATTTTTGTGTATTATGTAATTCATAAATCAACCTCATCCCACGATTGCACACCTCAAATCTTAATTAACTCTCTTGGATTAGGAAAATCCAATTTTTAACACCAAACTAATCATAAGAAAAttggttctcaaaaaaaaaagtcttaaaAGTGATTAAGAAATTCTAAATCTGCCCTTTCGGGAAAGGGGAAAATAGATGTAGAGACTTGCGGCCATATTTGGTGTAATTAAGTGGAGTGGTTGGTTATGGATGATGTCGGCCAAGATAAGATTCATACGAGAGTTTAGGATCTATAGCGACTCTACATGGTATCAAGTGTTCCTTAAGATTAATTATTTTGACAATTCCATGAGCTTCTTACCCTTTTCTCTAGGAATGGTTGTCTTTTTTACTTCGAtgagtactatttttttaagttcAGAATTCTCAATTAGTTCAACTATGTAGTTACTTCTGTGGTCGCTGGAATAagtgatatatttaaaaatgcttttttaagaaaaaagtaagtgttatatttcaaaatttcatgGTAAAAGGTtgtcatatttttcattttatccTTCTCATCAACGCAAATACTAATAATTAGGGACAGTAAGAgtaaaatttcttattttgttgATATGTATGTTTTGATGGCAGGAACACTTATTTAAAAATAGAGGAAGACATCTTTATCAGTCAACACGATTGGAGTAGTAAAAGGCTTGAATAAATATTAACTTAATTTGTCCCACATATATAGACTGATTAGAGTttacacaaaaattaagaaaaaccattgaaaatgaaaatatacaaGTAAACTTCCTAATAATATgctcatatttattatttaatgatgaattaaagctggagtaaattaaagaattaaatatgaatataataataaatgagtACTAATTTTTATGGAAacaagcctatatatatatgggacgaAGGGAGCAATACAAACTTGAAAGCTAAGTGCTTATTTTATTAAGAAACTCTTTAACATTCTTGCTTCCCGACtagaaataaacaaatattcCTAAATTTAGTATTCATTTGAGAACAACACAAGTGTTAATAAAGTGGTTGGATGTATTATGAGTAGAATAAGAGTCTCACATTTACGTTGGTGTTAAAGTGATTAAAAAAGTGGAGTACTGATTCCACATTTCATAAGATTGTGTGTAGTGTagtacttttactaaaaatagaaagagatATTAAATTAAGggacatactaaaataaaaatatggataCTAAATCGTGGGACGCGGGGAGTTTATAAATTTCCAAACCATCTATTTCCAGAGACCTAGAGAAATTGATTCCAGGCGATGCGAATGTTAGATAAGATGGTGGATAATACATTTACGAGTGAGGGTTAATTGTAGGTTGTTAGAAGTGTTAAAGAAAAAGTGGCAAGAAAGGAGAAGATGTTGAATGAGGTGGTTCAGATTTACAAGGAGAAATCATAAAAACATTTATGATTGTGTTgatgtaataattaatccaactCTATTTTATTGGATGGTATCTGTGTTTCAAATAACAGTTCCGCTGGGAATCAAGGCGTCCTTGATGACAGTGACGATGCCGCTCTTGATGAAGTACCCATCCGTCTCTCTCGCTGCCTCTTGCACATTCTCACTGTTTATGATCTGCAACCCAACACCGCCACCTTCGTCACCCAATCACAAACCTCATAACTAACAAACCATCAATCTACCTACCTTTACATCTTCTCCAACACGTGCATTTTTGTCGATTATCGCCCGCTTAATGTGTGAATTCTTTCCGATGCCAATTGGGATGCCGCCTTTCGCTGCTAGGAGTCTTCTGTCTGCATCAGTCTGGTGCAAACAACCCAATCAAACACCATAACTTTGCTGTGTTGTTGTTTTTTAGTGGAACTAAAAAACTGATATTACCTCATAATAGTCAGCTCCCATGAGCAGGGTGTCCTCTATGATTGCACCCTCCGATATGCATGATCGCAGTCCGATTACAGAATGG
The genomic region above belongs to Salvia miltiorrhiza cultivar Shanhuang (shh) chromosome 5, IMPLAD_Smil_shh, whole genome shotgun sequence and contains:
- the LOC130985960 gene encoding probable galacturonosyltransferase 4 isoform X2, whose translation is MKIKLRKSVIFLLSVTVLAPIVLYTNTLGAYLASSSSRNEFVEDVSTFTFAGEVRPLNVLPQESSAALKEPLGVVYSENLADSGSKGSSVSSGENAHITRQLAEEDGISSLSNLSSGQNTIRQVIDQVHEVALEKKEENSREAELIGKVNEVEQNKAKTEIGSRRSKARSERPSERIAVVKDNSREARTEKQNEQIIMPDARIRQLKDQLIRAKLYLSLSVTRTNPHFVRDLRLRMKEVLKVLGDATKDSELPKNALERLNAMEQTLLRGKQLEDDCAGSVKKLRAMLHSAEEQLRVHKKQNLFLTHLTAKTVPKGLHCLPLRLSTEYFMLNTSQQQFQNEEKLEDPQLYHYALFSDNVLAAAVVVNSTITHTKDPSKHVFHIVTDRLNFAAMRMWFLANPPGKATIQVQNIEEFTWLNSSYSPVLRQLGSPTMIDYYFKNRHGESDSNIKFRNPKYLSMMNHLRFYLPEIFPKLDKVLFLDDDIVVQRDLTGLWSLNLRGKVIGVVETCGESFHRFDRYLNFSNPLISKTFSPRACGWAFGMNIFDLNEWKKQNITEVYHKWQNLNHDRLLWKLGTLPPGLITFWNRTFALEKSWHVLGLGYNPNVGQRDIERAAVIHYNGNLKPWLEIGIPKFRNYWAKFVDYDQAYLRECNITP
- the LOC130985960 gene encoding probable galacturonosyltransferase 4 isoform X1, with amino-acid sequence MKIKLRKSVIFLLSVTVLAPIVLYTNTLGAYLASSSSRNEFVEDVSTFTFAGEVRPLNVLPQESSAALKEPLGVVYSENLADSGSKGSSVSSGENAHITRQLAEAEDGISSLSNLSSGQNTIRQVIDQVHEVALEKKEENSREAELIGKVNEVEQNKAKTEIGSRRSKARSERPSERIAVVKDNSREARTEKQNEQIIMPDARIRQLKDQLIRAKLYLSLSVTRTNPHFVRDLRLRMKEVLKVLGDATKDSELPKNALERLNAMEQTLLRGKQLEDDCAGSVKKLRAMLHSAEEQLRVHKKQNLFLTHLTAKTVPKGLHCLPLRLSTEYFMLNTSQQQFQNEEKLEDPQLYHYALFSDNVLAAAVVVNSTITHTKDPSKHVFHIVTDRLNFAAMRMWFLANPPGKATIQVQNIEEFTWLNSSYSPVLRQLGSPTMIDYYFKNRHGESDSNIKFRNPKYLSMMNHLRFYLPEIFPKLDKVLFLDDDIVVQRDLTGLWSLNLRGKVIGVVETCGESFHRFDRYLNFSNPLISKTFSPRACGWAFGMNIFDLNEWKKQNITEVYHKWQNLNHDRLLWKLGTLPPGLITFWNRTFALEKSWHVLGLGYNPNVGQRDIERAAVIHYNGNLKPWLEIGIPKFRNYWAKFVDYDQAYLRECNITP